In Candidatus Cohnella colombiensis, one DNA window encodes the following:
- a CDS encoding rhodanese-like domain-containing protein: MYCQSGMRSKQAARLLLKQKYTNLAHLQGGILAWGGQIRK, encoded by the coding sequence ATATATTGCCAAAGCGGAATGAGAAGTAAGCAAGCAGCGCGTCTGCTGTTGAAACAAAAATATACAAATTTAGCGCATCTGCAAGGTGGCATCCTGGCATGGGGCGGACAAATACGAAAATAG
- a CDS encoding sulfurtransferase TusA family protein, with protein sequence MNSNKVLDAKGLACPMPIVKTKKTIAGMESGEVLEIHATDKGAKNDLAAWARSTENELLSDKEEEGVFKIWIKKG encoded by the coding sequence ATGAATAGTAACAAAGTATTAGACGCTAAAGGGTTGGCTTGTCCGATGCCGATTGTAAAGACGAAGAAAACGATTGCTGGTATGGAGTCGGGTGAAGTATTAGAAATTCATGCAACAGACAAAGGCGCAAAAAATGACCTCGCTGCTTGGGCTAGAAGCACTGAAAACGAGCTGCTCAGCGATAAAGAAGAAGAGGGCGTATTTAAGATCTGGATTAAAAAAGGATAA
- a CDS encoding sulfurtransferase TusA family protein: MTKLQVNRTLECEGLACPLPVVRTKKAIDQLNTGEVLEIRATDKGSVADLKGWAKGTGHQYIGLKEENGVYIHYIRKADPSETKEESKFPHTISLEDLQNKLSAGEKLNIIDVREPAEYAFGRLPGAISIPAGELDAHLHELDPAQEYVIVCRTGSRSDRVCQALADKGFQHVRNVLPGMTAWNGDLETN, encoded by the coding sequence ATGACTAAACTTCAAGTGAATCGAACGTTGGAATGTGAAGGGTTAGCTTGTCCGTTGCCTGTCGTTCGCACAAAGAAAGCAATCGATCAATTAAATACTGGAGAGGTATTGGAAATTAGAGCAACCGACAAAGGCTCTGTCGCAGATTTAAAGGGATGGGCAAAGGGGACAGGCCATCAATATATCGGACTCAAGGAAGAGAATGGGGTATACATTCATTATATTCGTAAAGCTGATCCTTCCGAAACGAAGGAGGAGAGCAAGTTCCCTCACACGATTTCTTTAGAAGATTTACAAAATAAACTTTCTGCGGGTGAAAAATTAAATATTATTGATGTTCGCGAACCCGCTGAATATGCGTTTGGACGTCTTCCAGGTGCTATCTCGATTCCTGCAGGTGAGCTTGATGCCCATCTTCATGAGTTAGATCCAGCTCAGGAATATGTCATTGTATGCCGTACAGGCAGTCGAAGTGATCGTGTATGTCAGGCTTTAGCTGACAAAGGATTTCAGCATGTTAGGAATGTGCTCCCTGGAATGACAGCTTGGAATGGCGATCTAGAAACGAACTAA
- a CDS encoding adenosylcobalamin-dependent ribonucleoside-diphosphate reductase: MKMMQESKQLTGLSEKIFLDRYAWKNADTSKTKVGDVVLVLTKDDPKFPAKDVGEVVRREGKEVTVRLRNGELVNSNVDKLTLTIEKSPEEMWARLAKAMSKVESTPEKQKEWADKFTWLLDDWKLVPGGRIAAGAGASDELTLFNCYVIPSPHDSRGGIMETLSEMTEIMARGGGVGINLSSLRPRRAIVKGVNGSSSGAVSWGGLFSYTTGLIEQGGSRRGALMLMINDWHPDVQDFITVKQTMGQVTNANLSVCVSNAFMKAVKEDADWELKFPDVKDPEYDELWDGDIEKWEKLGKKVEHYRTVRARDVWRSIIEGAWKSAEPGVVFMEYYNQMSNSWYFNPIICTNPCGEQGLPAWGVCNLSAINLSKFYDAEKHDVAWDELSRVVRYSTRFLDNVIDTTPYHFPENEQNQKNERRVGLGTMGLAELMIRLEVRYGSPESLEFLDKLYGFMAREAYLASSEIAAEKGSFPAFDLEPFMQSGFMKNMVETYPEVGEAISKRGMRNVTVITQAPTGSTGTMVGTSTGIEPYFAFEFYRQSRLGFDKQFVPIAQEWQDANPGKTLPEWFVTAMDLSAKDHIRSQAAIQRWVDSSISKTANCPADFTVEETAELYELAFELGCKGVTIYRDGSRDVQVLSTAKDEKKEEAVVANVPAVTAEVPAVATSEEATAVSTLNESLHVTVTPEQQQVFDKQYKSRPKVLRGATYKYNTPFGMAYITVNDIDGTPGEIFLNVGKAGSDVFAMAEALGRVCSLFLRYGDHGNKIQLLVKHLKGIGGSGAVGFGPNRVESIADAVAKALESHAGIMNDEYAASEEAPSASYTSEKPINAYTSTDLCPSCGSASLLNVEGCKTCGNCGYSKCS; encoded by the coding sequence TTGAAGATGATGCAAGAAAGCAAGCAACTTACTGGACTCAGTGAAAAAATATTTTTAGATCGCTATGCGTGGAAAAATGCAGATACGAGCAAAACGAAGGTAGGAGATGTAGTACTAGTACTTACGAAGGATGATCCGAAGTTTCCTGCGAAGGACGTAGGAGAGGTCGTTCGTCGAGAAGGTAAAGAGGTAACGGTGCGTCTTCGCAACGGTGAGCTCGTTAATTCCAATGTGGATAAGCTTACGCTAACCATTGAGAAGTCACCTGAGGAAATGTGGGCGCGACTTGCAAAAGCGATGTCGAAAGTCGAATCTACTCCGGAGAAGCAGAAGGAGTGGGCGGACAAGTTCACTTGGTTGCTAGACGATTGGAAGCTCGTTCCTGGTGGACGGATCGCAGCAGGCGCTGGGGCTAGTGATGAGTTGACTTTGTTCAACTGTTACGTCATCCCGTCTCCTCATGATAGTCGCGGTGGCATTATGGAGACATTATCCGAAATGACAGAAATTATGGCGCGCGGTGGTGGCGTAGGCATAAATCTGTCATCGCTTCGTCCTCGTCGTGCAATCGTGAAAGGTGTAAATGGTTCATCTAGCGGTGCAGTATCATGGGGCGGATTATTCAGCTATACGACAGGTTTGATTGAGCAGGGCGGAAGCCGTCGTGGTGCGCTGATGCTCATGATTAACGACTGGCACCCTGACGTTCAAGACTTCATTACCGTAAAGCAAACGATGGGTCAAGTGACGAATGCGAACTTGTCTGTGTGCGTGAGCAATGCCTTCATGAAAGCAGTGAAGGAGGATGCCGATTGGGAATTGAAGTTCCCGGATGTGAAAGATCCTGAGTATGATGAGCTTTGGGATGGCGACATTGAAAAGTGGGAGAAGCTAGGCAAGAAGGTCGAGCATTACCGGACTGTTCGTGCGCGTGATGTATGGCGTAGCATTATTGAAGGGGCATGGAAATCGGCTGAACCGGGTGTTGTGTTCATGGAATACTACAACCAAATGTCGAATAGCTGGTATTTCAACCCAATCATTTGTACAAATCCGTGTGGGGAGCAGGGCTTGCCAGCATGGGGCGTATGTAATTTATCTGCCATTAACTTATCTAAATTCTATGATGCTGAAAAGCATGATGTCGCATGGGATGAATTGTCCCGCGTAGTACGTTATTCCACACGGTTTTTGGATAATGTTATTGATACAACGCCATACCATTTTCCGGAAAATGAACAAAACCAAAAGAACGAGCGCCGCGTAGGTCTCGGCACGATGGGTCTCGCAGAGCTGATGATTCGTCTGGAAGTTCGTTATGGCAGTCCAGAAAGCTTGGAATTCCTAGATAAATTATATGGATTTATGGCACGTGAAGCTTACTTGGCTTCTTCCGAAATCGCCGCAGAGAAAGGTTCATTCCCTGCATTTGATTTAGAGCCGTTCATGCAAAGTGGATTTATGAAAAATATGGTCGAGACGTACCCAGAGGTTGGAGAAGCAATCAGCAAGCGCGGTATGCGCAACGTAACGGTGATTACACAAGCACCAACAGGCTCTACGGGTACGATGGTTGGAACATCTACGGGCATCGAGCCGTACTTCGCTTTTGAATTCTATCGTCAAAGCCGACTGGGCTTCGATAAGCAATTTGTGCCAATCGCTCAAGAGTGGCAAGATGCAAATCCAGGCAAAACGTTACCAGAATGGTTCGTTACCGCGATGGATTTGTCTGCGAAGGATCATATCCGCTCGCAAGCTGCTATACAGCGCTGGGTCGATAGCTCCATCTCCAAGACAGCAAATTGTCCTGCTGACTTCACAGTGGAAGAAACTGCCGAGCTCTATGAGCTTGCATTCGAGCTTGGATGCAAAGGCGTAACAATCTACCGTGACGGTAGCCGTGATGTACAAGTGCTTAGCACTGCGAAGGATGAGAAGAAGGAAGAGGCTGTAGTGGCAAATGTTCCTGCTGTAACTGCGGAAGTACCTGCAGTAGCTACTTCAGAGGAAGCAACCGCTGTGAGCACATTGAACGAATCGCTCCATGTTACAGTTACTCCTGAGCAGCAACAAGTGTTTGATAAGCAATATAAGAGCCGTCCGAAAGTGCTTCGTGGCGCAACGTATAAATATAATACACCGTTTGGTATGGCATACATTACCGTCAACGATATCGATGGTACGCCAGGCGAGATCTTCTTGAATGTAGGTAAAGCTGGCTCTGACGTATTCGCAATGGCGGAAGCGCTCGGTCGCGTCTGCTCGTTGTTCCTCCGTTACGGCGATCATGGCAACAAGATTCAATTGCTAGTGAAGCATCTGAAGGGCATTGGTGGCTCCGGTGCTGTCGGCTTCGGTCCAAACCGGGTAGAGTCGATCGCCGACGCAGTTGCTAAAGCACTCGAATCCCATGCAGGTATTATGAATGATGAGTATGCAGCTTCAGAAGAAGCTCCTAGTGCATCATACACATCAGAAAAGCCGATCAATGCATACACGTCTACTGACCTGTGTCCTTCATGCGGCTCAGCATCGCTGCTGAACGTCGAAGGCTGCAAAACTTGTGGCAATTGTGGTTATAGTAAGTGTTCGTAA
- a CDS encoding cytochrome c biogenesis protein CcdA yields the protein MNSPTIAVALIAGVLSFLSPCVFPLIPAYVSHLTGAFVQNNKMNVEKKLLLLRSISFIVGFSVVFVAMGASASFIGQFFADNRQVIVKVSGLLIIIFGLQMTGMLTFRFLMFNKSWGKSETTKKGNLSSFLLGIAFGSGWTPCVGLALSSILLLAGSTETMYSGMFLLFIYSVGLGIPFLILSVMLTYSLGILKKVNRWLPTLSVINGWILVIMGLLLFTGQLQKLSAYFAQFTLFSY from the coding sequence ATGAATAGTCCAACGATTGCTGTTGCTCTTATTGCGGGGGTACTCTCGTTTCTATCTCCATGTGTATTTCCGCTCATTCCTGCTTATGTATCCCACTTAACAGGAGCCTTCGTGCAAAATAATAAAATGAATGTGGAGAAAAAATTGCTGTTACTGCGGTCCATCAGCTTTATTGTTGGATTTAGCGTAGTATTCGTGGCGATGGGCGCTTCTGCGAGCTTTATCGGTCAATTTTTTGCCGATAATAGACAAGTGATCGTAAAAGTAAGCGGTCTGCTCATCATTATTTTTGGATTGCAGATGACTGGCATGCTAACATTTCGCTTTCTTATGTTTAATAAGAGCTGGGGCAAGTCGGAAACTACAAAGAAAGGAAATTTAAGCTCGTTTCTATTAGGGATAGCCTTTGGTTCTGGTTGGACTCCTTGCGTGGGCTTAGCTTTATCCTCCATATTGCTGCTTGCCGGATCTACAGAGACAATGTATAGTGGCATGTTCTTGCTATTTATATATTCCGTCGGACTAGGTATACCTTTCTTGATCTTATCCGTCATGCTTACTTATTCATTGGGAATTTTGAAAAAAGTCAATCGATGGCTGCCCACGCTGTCCGTAATTAACGGATGGATCCTTGTCATTATGGGATTACTGCTATTCACAGGACAATTGCAAAAGTTAAGCGCCTACTTCGCGCAGTTTACTTTATTTTCTTATTAA
- a CDS encoding sulfite exporter TauE/SafE family protein, which produces MDIAWIITLIAIGFVGSLISGMVGIGGSIIKYPMLLYIPPVLGFVAFSAQEVSAISAVQVFFATLAGMFAFRKGGYINKSLVLNMGVAIVIGSFIGAYGSKFLPDAAINLTYAILALIAAVMMFLPKKGDAQTDFTKVTFNKPLSAALAAVIGILSGIVGAAGAFITVPVMLVILKIPTRVAIASSLAITFISSIGSTAGKLIGGHMLLIPSIAMVIASVIASPIGARISKKINTKALQWILALLIIATVVKIWLDILT; this is translated from the coding sequence ATGGATATTGCTTGGATCATCACCTTAATCGCAATTGGCTTTGTAGGATCATTAATATCTGGAATGGTAGGCATTGGTGGCTCCATTATTAAATATCCGATGCTTCTTTATATCCCACCTGTTTTAGGATTTGTAGCATTCTCAGCGCAGGAGGTATCTGCGATTAGTGCAGTACAAGTATTCTTTGCTACTCTTGCTGGAATGTTCGCATTTCGTAAAGGGGGGTATATCAATAAATCTTTAGTCTTAAACATGGGGGTCGCGATTGTCATTGGTAGCTTTATCGGAGCGTACGGCTCCAAGTTTCTACCCGATGCTGCGATTAACCTAACCTATGCGATTCTCGCCCTCATCGCTGCAGTAATGATGTTTCTTCCTAAAAAGGGTGATGCGCAAACTGACTTTACAAAGGTTACCTTTAATAAACCTCTGTCTGCAGCCTTAGCAGCCGTTATCGGAATTTTATCAGGGATCGTTGGCGCGGCGGGTGCATTTATAACGGTTCCTGTAATGTTAGTTATTTTGAAGATACCCACACGGGTAGCTATCGCTTCTTCATTGGCGATTACCTTTATCTCCTCGATTGGATCAACTGCGGGTAAATTAATAGGTGGGCATATGCTGCTTATTCCATCCATTGCAATGGTTATTGCCAGCGTAATTGCTTCGCCTATTGGAGCGAGAATTAGTAAAAAGATAAATACGAAAGCGCTCCAGTGGATATTAGCCCTTCTGATCATTGCAACTGTCGTCAAAATTTGGCTTGATATATTAACTTAA
- a CDS encoding MBL fold metallo-hydrolase translates to MNTLQKMNAKEVTQMVIGKEELFILDVRNETDFNDWKIEGESIEIVNIPYFDLLDGVDAALDQIPEGKKVLVVCAKEGSSQYVAEQIVEAGRTQIYYLEGGMKSWSEYLEPVKVADLSGGGELYQFVRIGKGCLSYVVLSGGEAAIIDTSRMIDQYESFLLNKNAKLVHTLDTHLHADHISGGRQLALKYGETYYLPPKDATEVTFEYEKLEEGTEIYVGDEKIVVQPIYSPGHTIGSTSFIIDNQYLLSGDILFIESIGRPDLAGLAEDWVGDLRETLYERYKNLSKQLIVLPAHFGRMTELGEDGLVSGRLGELYRNNPGLQINDESEFRTTVTENLPPQPNSYKEIRQTNMGKINPDEEEQRAMEIGPNRCAVHDN, encoded by the coding sequence ATGAACACCCTACAGAAGATGAATGCAAAAGAAGTAACCCAGATGGTCATTGGCAAAGAGGAACTCTTTATATTGGACGTACGGAATGAGACTGATTTTAACGATTGGAAGATTGAAGGCGAAAGCATCGAAATCGTAAATATTCCTTACTTTGACCTATTGGATGGGGTTGACGCCGCGTTAGATCAAATTCCAGAAGGCAAAAAGGTGTTGGTCGTTTGCGCGAAGGAAGGCTCATCCCAATATGTCGCTGAGCAGATTGTTGAAGCAGGTAGAACTCAGATTTACTATCTTGAAGGTGGCATGAAGTCATGGAGCGAGTACCTTGAACCTGTTAAGGTAGCTGACCTAAGCGGAGGCGGAGAGCTTTATCAGTTCGTGAGAATCGGTAAAGGATGCTTGTCCTATGTTGTGCTCTCTGGCGGAGAAGCTGCGATTATCGATACAAGCCGCATGATTGATCAATATGAATCCTTTTTGCTTAACAAAAACGCTAAACTTGTTCATACGCTAGACACGCATCTTCATGCAGATCATATCTCGGGGGGAAGACAGCTTGCTTTGAAATACGGTGAGACATACTATCTGCCACCGAAAGATGCAACAGAAGTCACTTTTGAATATGAGAAGCTTGAGGAAGGAACAGAGATCTATGTCGGTGATGAAAAGATAGTCGTACAGCCGATCTACTCACCTGGACATACGATTGGTTCAACCTCTTTCATCATCGATAACCAATACTTGTTATCTGGGGACATTCTCTTCATAGAGTCCATTGGTCGTCCCGATTTAGCTGGACTTGCAGAGGATTGGGTAGGAGATCTTCGTGAAACACTGTACGAACGGTATAAAAATTTATCCAAACAGTTGATTGTGCTACCTGCTCACTTTGGAAGAATGACGGAGCTTGGGGAAGATGGGCTTGTATCTGGACGTCTCGGAGAGCTGTATCGCAACAATCCTGGGCTGCAGATTAACGATGAAAGTGAGTTTCGTACAACAGTAACAGAAAACTTACCCCCTCAACCTAATTCATATAAGGAAATCCGTCAAACGAATATGGGAAAAATAAATCCAGATGAAGAAGAACAACGGGCAATGGAGATCGGTCCAAATCGCTGTGCAGTTCATGATAACTAG
- a CDS encoding rhodanese-like domain-containing protein: MNNRMQEQLSDVVAGRLKRGEKFNILDVREQEEWDSGHIPNATHIPLGQLEHRYSELNAAEEIVVVCRSGKRSEKACEILSAKGYNVINMIGGMSEWPGQVE; this comes from the coding sequence ATGAATAATCGAATGCAAGAGCAATTGTCAGATGTCGTTGCTGGAAGATTAAAACGAGGCGAAAAATTTAATATTTTAGATGTTCGTGAACAAGAGGAATGGGATTCTGGACATATTCCTAACGCAACGCACATCCCATTGGGGCAGCTTGAGCATCGATATAGCGAACTGAATGCTGCAGAGGAAATTGTTGTCGTCTGCCGTAGCGGCAAACGAAGTGAGAAAGCATGTGAAATTTTATCCGCAAAAGGATATAACGTAATCAATATGATAGGTGGCATGTCCGAATGGCCGGGTCAAGTTGAATAA
- a CDS encoding metal-sensitive transcriptional regulator: MDYIYNEELKKRLRRIEGQVRGVLRLMEEGKSCKEVINQMSAVRNATDKAIAQIVAENLQQCILEEKAMGGDTGKMVKEAVELLVKSR; the protein is encoded by the coding sequence ATGGACTATATTTATAATGAGGAACTGAAAAAACGGTTAAGGCGGATCGAGGGACAAGTGCGTGGCGTACTTCGACTGATGGAGGAAGGCAAGTCCTGTAAAGAAGTCATAAACCAGATGTCAGCTGTACGCAATGCAACGGATAAAGCAATCGCTCAAATTGTTGCCGAAAACTTGCAACAATGTATTCTTGAAGAGAAAGCGATGGGTGGAGACACAGGCAAGATGGTTAAGGAAGCGGTTGAGTTACTCGTTAAGAGTCGATAA
- a CDS encoding TlpA disulfide reductase family protein codes for MRKNGIAIMAILLLITWGIYDYMKDRSDASDFNQQQQTSNKVGIKKSNEAPEFELLSLDNQPMKLSEFRGKKVILNFWATWCPPCRAEMPHMEKFNNEYKEDAVVLAVNLTNTEKKRSDVTEFLEQFNVDFPVVMDGEGHVASTYQVIAYPTSYIIDSQGIIREIYQGAVNYEVLKKAIERID; via the coding sequence ATGCGAAAAAACGGGATTGCAATCATGGCCATACTCCTGTTAATTACATGGGGGATTTACGATTACATGAAGGATAGATCCGATGCATCTGATTTCAATCAGCAGCAACAAACCAGTAATAAAGTAGGTATAAAAAAGAGTAATGAAGCTCCTGAATTTGAACTGCTCAGTTTGGATAATCAACCGATGAAGCTATCTGAATTTAGAGGTAAGAAGGTTATTTTGAACTTTTGGGCTACGTGGTGCCCTCCATGCAGAGCAGAAATGCCTCACATGGAAAAATTTAATAACGAGTATAAGGAAGATGCGGTAGTGCTGGCTGTAAATCTAACGAATACAGAAAAAAAACGGAGCGATGTAACAGAGTTCCTTGAACAATTCAATGTAGATTTTCCTGTCGTGATGGATGGAGAAGGCCATGTGGCGAGCACCTATCAAGTCATTGCTTATCCAACGTCTTATATTATTGATTCCCAAGGCATCATTCGTGAGATTTATCAGGGAGCAGTCAATTATGAAGTACTGAAAAAAGCTATCGAAAGGATAGATTGA
- a CDS encoding DsrE/DsrF/DrsH-like family protein, with translation MTQTVERTTIVLFSGELDKAIAAFIIANGAAAYDHEVTIFFTFWGLNALRKEEPVPVKKGPLEKMFAWMMPRGANKLGLSKMNFGGAGPKMIKHVMKKHNALSLPQLIELAQEQGVKLVACTMTMDLLGLQQEELLDGIEYAGVAAYLGDATEAKVNLFI, from the coding sequence GTGACTCAAACTGTAGAGAGAACAACCATCGTATTGTTTAGCGGTGAGCTAGATAAAGCGATCGCCGCATTCATTATTGCAAACGGCGCAGCAGCGTACGACCACGAGGTAACGATATTTTTTACCTTTTGGGGTCTAAATGCACTTCGGAAGGAAGAACCAGTACCCGTAAAAAAAGGACCATTAGAAAAAATGTTTGCTTGGATGATGCCACGGGGTGCGAATAAACTAGGCTTGTCCAAAATGAATTTTGGCGGAGCAGGTCCCAAAATGATTAAGCATGTGATGAAGAAGCATAATGCTCTTAGCTTGCCGCAGCTCATAGAATTAGCTCAAGAACAAGGTGTTAAGCTTGTTGCCTGCACGATGACGATGGATCTCTTAGGTCTGCAACAAGAGGAATTGTTAGACGGCATTGAATATGCAGGAGTTGCAGCTTATCTTGGGGATGCTACAGAAGCGAAGGTCAACTTGTTTATCTAA